Proteins from one Ornithodoros turicata isolate Travis unplaced genomic scaffold, ASM3712646v1 Chromosome135, whole genome shotgun sequence genomic window:
- the LOC135372270 gene encoding uncharacterized protein LOC135372270 has translation MVHNLAYDLAGLLREFHLLEWKRAPFIVASSMEKIRSFEIGTFLFRDTMQYLNSSLGELVETVKSMGGAEAFQCLKQVFGDDYEILLRKGVFPYSHVSSFAVYDELALPAKSAFRNDLTGEDISDEDYQYALHVFERFGCSNLRNYNALYLKTDALLHADVMQHFRRLCYDARGLELLHCVSLASYSWQCALNYTRAKLELIIDEDMYRTIESGVRGGLCQASRRHLRANNPLCSGYDPDKEEVYISYIDCNNLYGFSMIKHLPVGDFEWVEDFSSVDFMRHPTDSDVGYVYVCDLEYPKSIHALTRYFTLAPEKAVVPKEWLSPFQRGLLEELMYQPANSKKLLLTCKDKVGYVVHYALLALYCRLGMGVTKIHRILKFRQAPFLRPYIEDNVARRVASSTTFEKNFYKISNNAVFGRTLLNKFNMRDIRVAFDEETASRLGSRAECARMEILSPDCVMYEMRKRKVRCDFPLQIGFTILELSKLTMYSFYYETLLSKLTCPVITCYFDTDSLILGLFCKDYEDQLRAIADEHLDLSSFDRDHPLYSERNRGRLGAFKSETGSIPIEEVICLKAKMYSIKLAGGKQIARAKGVKKNIVCKHLLHDTCQ, from the exons atggtgcacaatctggcctacgatttggccggactactgcgggaatttcaccttctcgagtggaagcgagctcccttcatcgtggccagttccatggaaaaaattcgatcgttcgaaattggcaccttcctattcagagataccatgcagtacctaaattcgtcgctgggagagctcgtggaaaccgtcaaatccatggggggcgcagaggcgttccaatgcctgaagcaggtatttggagacgactacgaaattttgcttcgtaaaggtgtattcccgtacagccacgttagctcgttcgcggtctacgacgaattggctctgccggcaaaatccgccttccgaaacgatctgacgggggaggatataagcgacgaagactatcagtacgcgctgcacgtatttgaacgttttggatgctcgaatctgaggaattataatgcattgtacctgaaaacggatgccctgttacatgctgacgtaatgcagcacttccggcgcctgtgctacgacgcgcgcggattggaattgcttcattgcgtttcgctggcatcctattcgtggcaatgcgctctaaattacacgcgggcaaaattggagctgatcatcgacgaggacatgtaccggaccatcgaatcgggtgttagaggcggactctgtcaggcgagcaggcgtcatttacgggctaacaacccgttgtgcagtggctacgatcccgataaagaggaggtgtacatatcgtacatagattgcaacaatctttacggcttcagtatgataaagcacctccccgtcggcgatttcgaatgggtcgaggattttagctccgtggattttatgcgtcatcccacGGATTCGGatgtgggatacgtgtacgtgtgcgatttggagtatccaaaatctatccatgcgctgacgcggtacttcaccctggctcccgagaaggcggtcgttccgaaggaatggctctcaccattccagcgggggctcctcgaagagttaatgtatcaaccggcgaacagcaaaaagctgctgctcacgtgcaaggacaaggtcgggtacgtcgttcattacgcgctgctcgcgctctattgtagattgggcatgggggtgacgaaaattcaccgaattctaaaatttcgtcaggcaccattcctgcgtccctacatcgaggacaatgttgccagacgcgtcgcctcgagcacgacgttcgagaaaaatttctataaaatctcaaataatgcggtcttcgggcgtacgttgctaaataaatttaatatgcgagacattcgagtagccttcgatgaggagacagcgagtcgcctcgggagtcgggcggaatgcgcgcgaatggaaattttgtcccccgattgcgtcatgtacgaaatgcgcaaaagaaaagtgcgatgcgatttccccctgcagattggcttcacgattttagaactgagtaagttaaccatgtactcgttctactatgaaaccctgctgagtaagctcacttgtccggtgattacctgctactttgacacggattctctgatcctcggtctattctgcaaggactacgaagatcagttacgtgcgatcgccgacgagcatttagacttgtcttccttcgatcgtgatcatccactgtacagcgagaggaatcgcggtagacttggcgcgttcaaaagtgaaacgggtagcatacccattgaggaagtaatatgcctgaaagctaaaatgtattctATCAAATTAGCCGGAGGAAAACagattgcaagagctaaaggggtcaaaaagaacattgtgtgcaaacacctcctccatgatac gtgtcaatag